One Alnus glutinosa chromosome 3, dhAlnGlut1.1, whole genome shotgun sequence genomic region harbors:
- the LOC133862979 gene encoding uncharacterized protein LOC133862979 isoform X1, with amino-acid sequence MKGGRKNMKRAAEENNLNLRDGQGIMQVLSLRGSNLIEVMDAKGEKSLALFPAKFQKSMWIKRGSFVVVDISGKEKALESGSKVACIVSQVLFYEQVRAIQKSPEWPEIFKSTNVDDSNGSLHGQTSQQEEELGSSDDDEGLPPIEANTNRIKPFDEFQPDAESDSSSDIDS; translated from the exons ATGAAAGGAGGAAGGAAGAATATGAAGAGGGCAGCAGAGGAAAACAACTTGAATCTGCGGGATGGGCAGGGCATTATGCAAGTGCTCTCTCTTCGAGGTTCTAATCTCATTGAG GTAATGGATGCAAAAGGCGAGAAATCACTGGCATTGTTTCCGGCCAAGTTTCAAAAGAGCATGTGGATTAAACGAG GTAGTTTCGTTGTGGTTGACATAAGTGGAAAGGAAAAGGCTCTTGAATCAGGTAGCAAGGTGGCATGCATTGTTTCCCAAGTTCTGTTTTATGAGCAAGTTCGTGCAATTCAGAAATCTCCAGAATG GCCAGAAATATTCAAATCTACAAATGTGGATGATTCTAATGGGAGTTTGCATGGGCAGACCTCccaacaagaagaagaacttGGATctagtgatgatgatgagggACTTCCCCCAATTGAAGCCAATACCAACAGAATCAAACCCTTTGATGAATTTCAACCAGATGCGGAATCAGATTCCAGTTCAGATATAGATTCTTAA
- the LOC133862979 gene encoding uncharacterized protein LOC133862979 isoform X2, translating into MQKARNHWHCFRPSFKRACGLNELFHQYAGSFVVVDISGKEKALESGSKVACIVSQVLFYEQVRAIQKSPEWPEIFKSTNVDDSNGSLHGQTSQQEEELGSSDDDEGLPPIEANTNRIKPFDEFQPDAESDSSSDIDS; encoded by the exons ATGCAAAAGGCGAGAAATCACTGGCATTGTTTCCGGCCAAGTTTCAAAAGAGCATGTGGATTAAACGAG CTCTTTCATCAATATGCAGGTAGTTTCGTTGTGGTTGACATAAGTGGAAAGGAAAAGGCTCTTGAATCAGGTAGCAAGGTGGCATGCATTGTTTCCCAAGTTCTGTTTTATGAGCAAGTTCGTGCAATTCAGAAATCTCCAGAATG GCCAGAAATATTCAAATCTACAAATGTGGATGATTCTAATGGGAGTTTGCATGGGCAGACCTCccaacaagaagaagaacttGGATctagtgatgatgatgagggACTTCCCCCAATTGAAGCCAATACCAACAGAATCAAACCCTTTGATGAATTTCAACCAGATGCGGAATCAGATTCCAGTTCAGATATAGATTCTTAA
- the LOC133864949 gene encoding uncharacterized aarF domain-containing protein kinase At5g05200, chloroplastic-like, which yields MAVSAVRGSRLPIIPVFHLHHHLHCPQMLFSEKDNSSKRRQPNGRGSKRFTLSARYSQAQDLFSSTRLQDSLERLPKLVEDIVQTSVDTGPRGAIRLAQGLQAFIGVGGEWLSDVSKSTNSSAGLPTQLQLGLLSPLYLRRLFERLGATYIKLGQFIASAPTLFPPEYVQEFQNCFDRAPAVPFEDIQSILQEELGRPIDSVYEYVDSTPIASASIAQVHGARLRGSQEDVVIKVLKPGIEDILVADLNFVYVVARILEFLNPEFSRASLVGIVKDIRESMLEEVDFHKEAANIESFRRYLEDMGLTRQATAPKVYHHCSTRRVLTMQRLYGVPLTDLESISSLVSSPEASLITALNVWFGSLLACESFHADVHAGNLWLLRDGRIGFLDFGIVGRISPKTWAAMEVFLASIATEEYESMASALIEMGATNKDIDSRAFARDLEKIFSSIQDLDTEIVVATARGTTTGATAVSANLVVDERQMNALFLDVVRVSESYGLRFPREFALLMKQLLYFDRYTRLLAPNLNMLQDQRISIVSNRRSKYGDSFK from the exons ATGGCGGTTTCAGCTGTGAGAGGCAGTCGCTTACCAATAATACCGGTGTtccatcttcatcatcatcttcattgtCCTCAGATGTTATTCTCGGAAAAAGATAACTCTTCAAAAAGAAGGCAGCCGAATGGTCGTGGCTCAAAGCGTTTCACTCTTTCTGCCCGTTATTCTCAAGCCCAGGATCTTTTCTCTTCCACCCGCCTCCAag ATAGTTTAGAGAGGCTGCCTAAACTGGTTGAGGATATTGTCCAGACATCCGTAGACACTGGTCCACGTGGTGCCATCAGGCTGGCCCAAGGTCTCCAAGCATTTATCGGTGTTGGCGGCGAATGGCTTTCTGATGTGTCCAAG TCAACAAATTCATCTGCTGGATTACCAACCCAATTGCAGCTTGGACTACTTTCCCCCCTTTATTTGAGGAGATTGTTTGAACGCCTGGGGGCAACTTATATCAAATTAGGTCAG TTCATAGCATCTGCACCCACATTGTTCCCACCAGAGTATGTCCAAGAATTTCAGAACTGTTTTGATAGAGCTCCTGCAGTTCCTTTTGAAGACATTCAAAGCATTTTGCAAGAGGAATTGGGGAGACCCATAGATAGTGTCTATGAATATGTTGACTCGACTCCTATTGCTTCAGCCTCAATAGCACAG GTTCATGGTGCAAGGCTTAGAGGCTCCCAAGAGGATGTAGTTATAAAGGTCTTGAAACCTGGAATAGAGGATATATTGGTGGCAGATCTGAATTTTGTTTACGTTGTTGCTCGCATATTGGAGTTTTTGAATCCTGAATTCAGCCGTGCATCACTG GTTGGTATTGTTAAAGACATACGTGAGTCTATGCTTGAAGAAGTTGACTTTCACAAGGAGGCTGCAAATATTGAGTCCTTTAGGAGATATTTAGAAGACATGGGACTGACGAGGCAGGCTACAGCTCCAAAAGTGTATCACCACTGCAGCACCCGACGAGTTCTGACAATGCAGAGACTTTATGGAGTTCCTCTTACTGATCTAGAATCTATAAGTTCGCTTGTTTCTAGTCCAGAGGCTAGTCTCATAACTGCCCTTAATGTATG GTTTGGTAGCTTGCTTGCCTGTGAATCCTTCCATGCAGATGTGCATGCAGGCAATTTGTGGTTGTTACGTGATGGCCGTATTGGGTTTCTTGATTTTG gAATTGTTGGGCGTATATCCCCAAAAACATGGGCTGCTATGGAAGTATTTTTGGCATCAATTGCAACTGAAGAGTATGAGTCAATGGCATCTGCCTTGATTGAAATGGGGGCTACAAACAAGGATATTGATTCTAGGGCCTTTGCAAGAGACTTGGAAAAGATATTTTCGTCAATACAG GATTTGGATACAGAAATAGTTGTAGCAACAGCCAGGGGGACAACAACAGGGGCAACTGCTGTCTCTGCTAATCTAGTTGTTGATGAGAGGCAAATGAATGCACTCTTTCTTGATGTG GTTCGGGTTAGTGAATCATATGGATTGAGATTTCCTCGTGAATTTGCACTTCTCATGAAGCAGCTTCTGTATTTTGACCGGTACACCCGGTTGTTGGCTCCCAACTTGAATATGCTTCAGGACCAAAGGATATCCATTGTTTCAAATCGAAGAAGCAAATATGGAGACAGTTTCAAGTGA
- the LOC133862930 gene encoding protein ENHANCED DISEASE RESISTANCE 4, which yields MTSGLTTKVRLVRCPKCRQLLPELPGHNIFKCGGCDTILQAKNRKDDVKSREVGLHETDAARTNALDLVPEDKEPSYSSHKDILPSSGECASDQNNERDQRQSGDGNGEQLGDINLSNEDQNSEQDESQSRDSNDEKLGGINLSNDDQNNDIATIESWDCNIKQPGVSNEVCLSAELVPCGNEEPSPMAGANSEVKENGEDLPLAGANLEVGTNESDSNFRSLSTDNIVATTGSTSIVTHHGPARESISPDTLRSSPNEQLEQPQKSFRVFDRLRSTDTIETTEFATPCSELSSRFGEMSKSPTTSYYAYEGSVSSYDGTDDQFPEHQMHSSRRIANFILSEERQKKDKFLVNSMMDQKYLVSKGVFSSTKKYSANKHNKMHQDELLEPTTHGRPERNWRRHERENYPSRVPFYGMGSLAGYEDGGPSNQVHNQFHHNTSFQSSDRSDYLEQDKTKLLQMVSELQDEINKRCYLNGRVSTWEEKHIPAYYDHEAPERAFRNDLIHPRFPGRGRPGSSRLQHGNFSHIPFSGEATSSRHEAHHSCLHCYPQDWQCSAQLPPPSTLFHNNRLCRPHTGNSFYNSSYSSLPSSPQRYLNSDFPIRTRETKSEEQRHKDHEAKKYHLAKRHFRPIAGGAPFITCYNCSSPLQLPADFLLFRKRFHRLRCGACSELLKFSLQNRTHLVPFAPNAMDPPPSEADDYSDAINRRLVSASHVIASSNVDPVSCSDDYGLSYCKSCSTDGDPLPSTSFHALQGNVDERNMLSDPFKPVGVRQESVLKQSHNKHKNFVERYELAGPSSNTSIAEIPSSSEIEARSSSPLHRLMGYSSPSQVINGSGPSVTGGRSRR from the exons ATGACCAGTGGGTTGACTACTAAAGTTCGACTGGTTAGATGCCCCAAATGTCGTCAGCTTCTTCCAGAGTTGCCAGGCCATAATATATTCAAGTGCGGTGGATGTGACACAATTCTCCAAG CAAAAAATCGAAAAGATGACGTGAAAAGCAGGGAAGTTGGCTTACATGAAACAGATGCTGCTCGGACTAATGCATTGGATCTTGTTCCTGAAGATAAAGAGCCTAGCTACTCTAGTCATAAAGATATTCTTCCTTCCTCGGGAGAATGTGCTTCGGACCAAAACAATGAGAGGGATCAAAGACAATCTGGGGATGGCAATGGTGAGCAGCTTGGAGATATAAATTTATCAAACGAAGACCAGAACAGTGAGCAGGATGAAAGCCAGTCTAGGGATAGCAACGATGAGAAGCTTGGAGGTATAAACTTATCAAATGACGACCAAAACAATGACATTGCTACAATTGAATCTTGGGACTGCAATATCAAACAGCCTGGAGTTTCCAATGAAGTGTGTTTGTCAGCTGAGCTCGTTCCTTGTGGGAATGAAGAGCCATCACCAATGGCAGGAGCAAATTCAGAAGTAAAGGAAAATGGTGAGGACTTACCATTGGCCGGAGCAAACTTAGAAGTAGGTACCAATGAAAGTGATTCTAATTTCAGAAGCTTGAGTACTGACAATATAGTGGCTACAACGGGAAGTACTTCTATTGTTACTCATCATGGGCCAGCAAGGGAAAGCATTTCACCAGATACCCTTAGATCTTCCCCTAATGAACAGTTGGAGCAACCTCAGAAAAGTTTTCGTGTATTTGACCGGTTAAGGTCCACAGATACGATAGAAACCACAGAGTTTGCCACTCCCTGCTCTGAGCTCAGCAGTAGATTTGGAGAGATGTCTAAATCCCCAACAACAAGTTACTATGCCTATGAGGGCAGTGTATCTTCTTATGATGGGACGGATGACCAATTCCCTGAACATCAGATGCATTCATCCAGGCGTATTGCAAACTTCATTCTTTCTGAAGAAAGGCAAAAAAAGGACAAATTTCTGGTGAACAGCATGATGGATCAGAAGTATCTTGTCAGTAAAGGAGTTTTTTCATCCACTAAGAAGTATTCAGCCAATAAACACAACAAAATGCATCAAGATGAATTGCTGGAACCCACAACCCATGGCCGCCCAGAAAGAAACTGGAGGAGACACGAGAGAGAAAATTATCCATCTAGGGTGCCTTTCTATGGAATGGGTTCCCTTGCTGGCTACGAAGATGGCGGCCCTTCAAATCAAGTGCATAATCAGTTCCACCACAATACAAGCTTTCAATCATCCGACAGGTCTGATTACCTTGAACAGGACAAGACGAAATTGCTGCAAATGGTTTCTGAATTGCAGGATGAAATTAACAAAAGATGCTATCTAAATGGAAGGGTTTCCACTTGGGAGGAAAAGCATATTCCAGCTTACTATGATCATGAGGCACCTGAGAGGGCATTTCGTAATGACTTAATTCATCCTAGGTTTCCTGGAAGAGGCAGGCCGGGAAGCAGCCGGCTCCAGCATGGCAATTTCTCGCACATACCTTTCTCAGGGGAGGCAACAAGCAGTAGACATGAAGCTCATCACTCTTGTCTCCATTGCTATCCCCAGGACTGGCAGTGCTCAGCACAGTTGCCTCCTCCCTCCACCCTTTTCCATAATAATCGGTTATGTAGGCCCCATACCGGTAACAGTTTTTACAATTCTTCCTACAGCTCCTTGCCTTCAAGTCCCCAACGGTATTTGAACTCCGACTTCCCTATACGCACACGTGAAACAAAGTCTGAAGAGCAGAGGCATAAAGATCATGAGGCGAAGAAATACCATTTGGCTAAGCGACATTTCCGACCCATAGCAGGTGGAGCCCCTTTCATAACTTGCTATAATTGCTCCAGCCCACTGCAGTTACCTGCagattttcttctctttagaaAGAGATTTCATCGGCTAAGGTGCGGTGCTTGTTCAGAGCTGCTCAAGTTTTCCCTTCAAAACAGAACCCATTTAGTACCATTTGCACCGAATGCCATGGACCCTCCTCCAAGTGAGGCCGATGACTATAGTGATGCCATTAATAGGAGGTTGGTCTCAGCATCTCACGTCATTGCTTCTTCAAATGTGGATCCTGTGTCATGTTCTGATGATTACGGGCTCTCTTACTGTAAAAGCTGCTCCACTGATGGAGATCCTCTTCCCTCCACGTCCTTTCATGCCCTCCAAGGCAatgtagatgaaagaaatatgtTGTCTGATCCTTTCAAGCCTGTGGGTGTGAGACAGGAATCTGTTTTGAAGCAGTCCCATAACAAACATAAGAATTTCGTGGAAAGGTATGAGTTAGCTGGACCTTCCTCCAACACGTCCATAGCAGAGATACCATCCTCCTCAGAAATTGAGGCCAGATCAAGCTCCCCACTTCATCGGCTCATGGGTTATTCTTCACCGAGCCAGGTCATAAATGGGTCTGGGCCTTCTGTCACAGGAGGAAGGTCAAGGAGATGA
- the LOC133862886 gene encoding methylesterase 17 encodes MGDEGGMTEMAVPLKPHFVLVHGISGGAWCWYKIRCLMENSGYRVSCIDLKSSGIDQTDPSSLLSFDDYNKPLMDFMSNLPDNEQVILVGHSAGGLSVTQATHKFAKKIRLAVYVAATMLKLGYLTDEDVKDGVPDLSEFGNVYELQFGSGPDQPPTSALIKKEFQRKIIYHMSPREDSTLAGMLLRPGPIKALLDARFVDDHNVDKVPRIYIKTKHDRVVKPEQQDAMIKRWPPSEVYVLDSDHSPFFSTPFLLFGFLLKAVASRGIKL; translated from the exons ATGGGAGATGAGGGTGGTATGACGGAGATGGCGGTACCCTTGAAGCCACACTTTGTGCTGGTGCATGGTATAAGCGGGGGAGCTTGGTGCTGGTACAAAATCCGGTGCCTCATGGAGAATTCCGGCTACAGGGTCTCGTGTATTGACCTCAAAAGCTCCGGAATTGATCAGACCGATCCCAGTTCCCTTCTCTCTTTTGATGATTACAATAAGCCGCTCATGGACTTCATGTCTAATTTGCCCGACAACGAACAG GTCATATTAGTGGGGCATAGTGCCGGAGGACTGAGTGTAACTCAGGCGACTCATAAGTTTGCAAAGAAAATTCGGCTAGCTGTGTATGTGGCAGCAACGATGCTAAAGTTGGGCTACCTCACAGATGAAGACGTCAAGGAT GGAGTACCCGATTTATCTGAATTTGGCAATGTATATGAGCTACAATTCGGATCGGGTCCTGATCAACCTCCGACAAGCGCCCttatcaagaaagaatttcaacgcAAAATCATCTACCATATGAGCCCTCGGgag GATTCGACACTAGCTGGGATGCTTTTGAGGCCAGGGCCGATCAAAGCATTACTGGATGCCCGTTTTGTGGACGATCATAACGTGGATAAGGTGCCGCGCATCTACATTAAGACAAAGCATGATCGAGTGGTCAAACCGGAGCAACAAGATGCGATGATCAAGAGGTGGCCTCCATCTGAAGTGTATGTCTTGGATAGTGATCACAGCCCCTTCTTCTCCACACCATTTCTGCTCTTCGGCTTCCTACTCAAGGCTGTCGCTTCTCGTGGTATAAagctataa
- the LOC133862885 gene encoding probable inactive receptor kinase At5g58300: protein MKPPSFIAMHMLFLFILAIFPVIIIADLKSDRQALLDFAAAVPPARKLNWNSGAPICSSWVGVTCNSNGSRVIAIHIPAIGLYGSIPANSLGRLDALGFLSLRSNYLNGSLPPDIPSIPSLQYLYLQHNNFSGLFPASLSPKLSVLDISYNSFSGNIPLTIQNLTRLAVLNVEKNSISGVIPNLNLPNLKLLNLSYNNLNGSIPFSLQKFPSSSFVGNSLLCGLPLKHCSTISTSPSPSPSHSSNSLTTRQNHNSISSKKFGLGSIIALAVGASAMLSLLVLIIFICCLKRKAGDGDGDGINGKGVFKGKASHSGRNEKPMDFGSGVQEAEKNKLFFFEGCSYNFDLEDLLRASAEVLGKGSYGTAYKAVLDDGTTVVVKRLREVVAVKKEFEQQMEVVGRIGQHPNVVPLRAYYYSKDEKLLVYNYMPAGSLFALLHGNGGEGRTPLDWDSRVKIFLGTARGIAHIHSEGGGKCSHGNIKSCNVLLTQDLDGCISDVGLTPLMNFPATISRTTGYCAPEVVETRKFTQKADVYSFGVLLLEMLTGKVPFQHPGHHDVVVDLPRWVRSVVREEWTAEVFDVELLRHQHVEEQMVQMLQISLACVSKLPDMRPNMDEVARMIEEIQQSEVMNRPSSESESNLQTP from the exons atGAAGCCCCCCTCCTTCATTGCCATGCATATGCTCTTTCTCTTCATACTCGCTATCTTTCCCGTGATTATTATTGCCGACTTAAAATCCGACAGACAAGCCCTCCTTGATTTTGCTGCTGCTGTCCCTCCTGCCCGAAAACTCAACTGGAATTCGGGAGCTCCAATTTGCAGCTCTTGGGTTGGCGTTACTTGTAATTCAAATGGATCCCGTGTGATTGCCATCCATATTCCAGCAATTGGACTATATGGCTCCATCCCAGCTAATAGCTTGGGGAGGCTAGATGCACTTGGATTCCTTAGCCTCCGATCTAACTACCTCAATGGAAGCCTTCCTCCTGATATCCCCTCCATTCCTTCCCTCCAATACTTATACCTCCAGCATAACAACTTCTCTGGTCTATTTCCTGCCTCTCTCTCCCCCAAACTCAGCGTGCTAGATATCTCCTATAACTCCTTCTCTGGTAATATACCACTCACAATTCAGAATCTGACACGACTCGCAGTGCTGAATGTCGAAAAGAATTCCATCTCTGGAGTTATCCCCAACCTGAATCTCCCAAACCTCAAGCTTCTGAATCTGAGCTATAACAACTTAAATGGCTCGATTCCGTTTTCCCTCCAAAAGTTCCCATCTTCTTCATTTGTTGGGAATTCTCTATTATGTGGGCTGCCTCTCAAGCATTGCTCTACAATCTCCACTTCACCTTCCCCTTCCCCATCTCACTCGTCAAACTCTTTGACGACCCGACAGAACCATAATTCTATATCCAGCAAGAAATTTGGCCTTGGTTCTATTATTGCTCTGGCTGTTGGGGCCTCCGCAATGCTTTCTCTCCTAGTTCTGATCATCTTCATATGCTGCCTGAAGAGGAAAGctggtgatggtgatggtgatggcaTTAATGGCAAAGGCGTATTCAAAGGGAAGGCCTCTCATAGTGGAAGGAATGAGAAGCCTATGGACTTTGGGAGTGGGGTtcaggaagctgagaagaacaAACTGTTCTTCTTTGAAGGATGCTCTTATAACTTCGATCTTGAGGATTTATTGAGGGCTTCAGCCGAAGTTCTTGGAAAGGGGAGTTATGGAACAGCCTACAAAGCTGTTTTGGACGATGGGACTACAGTGGTAGTGAAAAGGTTGAGGGAAGTTGTTGCCGTAAAGAAAGAGTTTGAGCAACAGATGGAAGTTGTAGGGAGGATCGGACAGCACCCAAATGTTGTTCCACTCCGCGCTTATTACTATTCCAAGGATGAGAAGCTTTTGGTTTACAACTACATGCCTGCTGGCAGCTTGTTTGCACTCTTGCATG GAAACGGGGGTGAGGGAAGGACTCCCTTGGATTGGGATTCAAGAGTCAAGATATTCCTCGGAACCGCCAGGGGAATTGCCCACATCCATTCTGAGGGTGGCGGTAAATGTAGCCATGGCAACATCAAGTCCTGCAATGTCCTACTCACTCAAGACCTCGATGGTTGCATCTCCGATGTTGGCTTGACTCCTCTAATGAACTTCCCGGCTACCATTTCCCGAACCACAGGATACTGTGCGCCGGAGGTGGTCGAAACACGGAAGTTCACTCAGAAAGCtgatgtttatagctttggTGTGCTCCTCCTTGAGATGCTGACAGGCAAAGTCCCATTCCAACATCCAGGACACCATGACGTGGTTGTTGATCTCCCAAGATGGGTCCGGTCTGTTGTCCGCGAGGAATGGACAGCTGAGGTTTTTGATGTGGAGCTGCTGAGACACCAACATGTTGAAGAGCAGATGGTGCAGATGCTTCAGATTTCACTGGCATGCGTGTCAAAGTTGCCTGACATGCGACCCAATATGGATGAAGTTGCCAGGATGATAGAGGAAATTCAGCAATCTGAGGTGATGAACCGCCCATCTTCTGAATCTGAGTCTAATTTGCAAACCCCATGA
- the LOC133864719 gene encoding uncharacterized protein LOC133864719: protein MSKPSARVIQGGLVRLLRYNHHLLSKSNRSSSSSSSSSNAINVFTSTIRAYSSSLVPCNSRTTLISQFHSKPTSSNALNPHALSSSTRSLPFLLRKPAHNPISSTTGVGVRLFSVNSPKFAKRVFFDKPATAITSTFSRYREAIGLQIEAFFKRNSLFLIGAGGVLVCALLWRIMFGVASTFVGFSEGMAKYGFLALSSAIVAFAGLYIRARFTINPDKVYRMAMRRLNTSAGILEVMGAPLTGSDLRAYVMSGGGLTLKNFKPSRRSKRCFLIFPIHGSERKGLVSVEVKKKKGQYDMKLLAVDIPMASGPEQRLFLIGDEEEYKVGGGLVSELRDPVVKAMTATKEFDDLDQIEEEEDAERALQEAERKHREEIEKLEKGGSQ from the exons ATGTCAAAGCCCTCAGCAAGAGTGATCCAAGGCGGCCTTGTCAGGCTTCTTCGCTACAATCATCATCTTCTGTCCAAATCCAATCGATcctcttcgtcttcttcttcttcttcaaacgCAATTAATGTCTTCACCTCTACCATTCGAGCTTACTCTTCTTCTCTTGTACCCTGCAATTCGAGAACCACCTTGATCTCCCAATTCCACTCAAAGCCCACTTCCTCAAATGCCCTCAATCCTCACGCATTATCTTCCTCTACCAGAAGCTTGCCCTTTCTCTTGAGAAAACCAGCTCATAACCCTATTTCTTCTACAACTGGGGTCGGGGTTAGGTTATTCTCCGTGAATTCACCAAAATTTGCCAAAAGGGTCTTCTTCGATAAGCCCGCCACTGCGATTACTTCCACTTTCTCCCGCTACCGCGAGGCAATCGGGTTGCAAATTGAGGCTTTCTTTAAGAGGAACTCTCTGTTTCTGATTGGGGCTGGAGGAGTCTTAGTTTGTGCTTTGCTCTGGCGGATTATGTTTGGAGTAGCAAGCACCTTCGTTGGTTTCTCCGAAGGCATGGCTAAGTATGGCTTTCTCGCTCTCTCTTCTGCTATCGTCGCTTTTGCC GGCCTTTATATCCGCGCAAGATTCACAATCAATCCTGATAAAGTTTATCGAATGGCCATGAGGAGGCTTAATACATCTGCTGGGATCCTTGAGGTTATGGGTGCCCCTCTTACTGGAAGCGACTTGAGAGCCTATGTAATGTCAGGAGGTGGGCTTACACTAAAGAACTTCAAGCCAAGTCGTAGGAGCAAGCGGTGTTTTCTCATCTTTCCAATACATGGTTCTGAGAGAAAGGGTCTTGTCAGCGTTGAagtcaagaagaaaaaaggccAG TATGATATGAAGCTATTGGCAGTCGACATTCCCATGGCATCAGGACCTGAGCAGCGATTATTTTTGATTGGGGATGAAGAAGAGTACAAGGTTGGTGGTGGACTAGTATCTGAGCTAAGAGATCCTGTAGTGAAAGCGATGACAGCAACCAAGGAGTTTGATGATCTTGACCAAATTGAAGAAGAGGAGGACGCCGAAAGAGCACTCCAGGAGGCAGAAAGGAAGCACCGTGAAGAAATTGAGAAGCTTGAAAAAGGTGGATCGCAGTGA